One Streptomyces sp. R28 DNA window includes the following coding sequences:
- a CDS encoding SpoIIE family protein phosphatase, protein MNFTRWSARLPGTQRRAAARTEPAAAVTQDRRGESPGAVPAARAEQLTDEAMPIPAVDELPVREVLDRVPALVALVHGSDHRLAYVNDAYVTAFGPRPPGEPAREALPELAELGLLPLLDQVLRSGKPRTLKSRKAPDGRSYTFTCTPVTEGDGGVLVFATDVTDHAEAAERLRASERRQRETAVTLQRSLLPQELEEPDDLRVAATYHPGGTEAAVGGDWYDVITLGGGRTALVIGDVMGRGVRAAAVMGQLRTAVRAYARLDLPPHEVLQLLDGLATEIDANQIATCVYAVHDPNEGRLVYASAGHLPILVRDESGAVQRADEPTGPPLGTGGWMHTSGSIALGPGSTAVLYTDGLVERRDEDLDEGIASLERALAGATGTPQVVCDRLVRSAGVTADHDDDVAVLVLQHPARTGPDSDLFRNAALELLGGIEAAPRARAFASGVLTSWRFPTDLHDLGVLAASELVANSLQHGTPPMRLRLRRTDRRLIIEVTDGDDHLPRRRRAEAGDESGRGIAIVATVASAWGARRTPGGGKAVWCEFALPKPPTETPRHSSPSGV, encoded by the coding sequence GTGAACTTCACGCGCTGGAGCGCCCGGCTCCCCGGAACGCAGCGCCGCGCCGCAGCGCGGACCGAACCCGCGGCGGCGGTCACCCAGGACCGCCGGGGAGAGAGCCCGGGCGCCGTCCCCGCGGCCCGCGCCGAACAACTCACCGACGAGGCCATGCCGATCCCCGCAGTGGACGAACTGCCGGTCCGTGAGGTCCTGGACCGCGTCCCGGCCCTGGTCGCCCTGGTCCACGGCTCCGACCACCGCCTGGCCTACGTCAACGACGCCTACGTGACGGCCTTCGGCCCGCGCCCCCCGGGTGAACCGGCCCGCGAGGCCCTCCCCGAGCTGGCCGAACTGGGCCTGCTCCCCCTCCTCGACCAGGTCCTGCGCAGCGGCAAGCCCCGCACCCTCAAGTCCCGCAAGGCCCCCGACGGCCGCTCCTACACCTTCACCTGCACCCCCGTGACGGAGGGCGACGGCGGCGTCCTCGTCTTCGCCACGGACGTCACCGACCACGCGGAAGCCGCCGAACGCCTGCGCGCCAGCGAGCGCCGCCAACGCGAAACGGCCGTCACCCTCCAACGCTCCCTCCTCCCCCAGGAGCTCGAAGAGCCGGACGACCTGCGCGTCGCCGCCACCTACCACCCGGGCGGCACGGAGGCCGCGGTCGGCGGCGACTGGTACGACGTGATCACCCTCGGCGGCGGCCGTACGGCCCTGGTGATCGGCGACGTCATGGGCAGAGGCGTACGAGCAGCAGCGGTCATGGGCCAGCTCCGTACGGCAGTGAGGGCATACGCCCGCCTCGACCTCCCCCCGCACGAGGTCCTCCAGCTGCTCGACGGCCTGGCCACGGAGATCGACGCCAACCAGATCGCCACCTGCGTCTACGCCGTCCACGACCCGAACGAGGGCCGCTTGGTGTACGCCTCCGCCGGGCACCTCCCGATCCTGGTCCGCGACGAGAGCGGCGCGGTCCAACGCGCCGACGAACCGACCGGCCCGCCCCTCGGCACGGGCGGCTGGATGCACACCTCCGGCTCGATCGCCCTGGGCCCCGGCTCCACGGCTGTCCTCTACACCGACGGCCTGGTGGAACGCAGGGACGAGGACCTGGACGAGGGAATCGCCTCCCTGGAACGAGCCCTGGCCGGCGCGACCGGCACCCCCCAGGTCGTCTGCGACCGCCTGGTTCGCTCAGCAGGCGTGACGGCGGACCACGACGACGACGTAGCAGTCCTCGTCCTCCAGCACCCGGCCCGCACGGGCCCCGACAGCGACCTCTTCCGCAACGCGGCCCTGGAACTCCTCGGCGGTATCGAAGCGGCCCCCCGCGCGCGTGCCTTCGCCTCCGGCGTCCTCACGAGCTGGCGCTTCCCCACCGACCTCCACGACCTGGGCGTCCTGGCGGCCAGCGAACTCGTCGCCAACTCGCTCCAGCACGGCACCCCACCCATGCGCCTGCGCCTGCGCCGCACCGACCGTCGCCTGATCATCGAGGTCACCGACGGCGACGACCACCTCCCCCGCCGCCGCCGCGCCGAAGCGGGCGACGAATCAGGCAGAGGCATCGCCATCGTCGCCACCGTCGCCTCCGCCTGGGGCGCACGGAGAACGCCGGGAGGCGGGAAGGCAGTCTGGTGCGAGTTCGCCCTACCGAAGCCCCCCACCGAAACTCCAAGACATTCCAGCCCGTCCGGCGTTTGA
- a CDS encoding MarR family winged helix-turn-helix transcriptional regulator, with the protein MGDTHGVSEPTLEEQIAAYQREFQGLDPQVEKIVSALSRLNRRMNVAYGRQTAALGISNADWEVLKALVLSGAPYRMGPSDLAKRLGLTPAAMTHRIDRMVTEGLVTRERDESNRVRVIVELTGEGREKWLEAMRLASVFEEDLLQDLAADERTALGEVLTRLLRRVEDAQPDAGGRLRDLD; encoded by the coding sequence ATGGGCGACACCCACGGCGTCAGTGAGCCGACACTCGAAGAGCAGATCGCCGCCTACCAGCGCGAGTTCCAGGGCCTCGACCCCCAGGTCGAGAAGATCGTCTCGGCACTGTCCCGCCTGAACCGCCGCATGAACGTCGCCTACGGCCGCCAGACCGCCGCCCTCGGCATCAGCAACGCCGATTGGGAGGTCCTCAAGGCCCTCGTCCTCTCCGGCGCCCCCTACCGGATGGGCCCCAGCGACCTCGCCAAGCGCCTCGGCCTCACCCCGGCCGCCATGACCCACCGAATCGACCGCATGGTCACCGAGGGTCTGGTCACCAGGGAGCGCGACGAGTCCAACCGCGTCCGCGTGATCGTGGAGCTGACCGGGGAGGGTCGCGAGAAGTGGCTCGAGGCGATGCGCCTGGCCTCTGTCTTCGAGGAGGACCTCCTCCAGGACCTCGCCGCGGATGAACGCACCGCCCTCGGCGAAGTCCTCACCCGCCTGCTCCGCAGAGTGGAAGACGCCCAGCCGGACGCCGGCGGACGCCTCAGGGACCTGGACTGA
- a CDS encoding MFS transporter: MRRIHVGNALSAFGLGFTVPYLYVYVAQVRGLGSMTAGLVLAVFAVAALVVLPFAGRAIVRRGPLPVLIAALVTAALGSLSLGLAGSAAAVLLSAAALGSGQAVMQPALATMIVDCSGAETRSRAFATQFFLQNLGLGVGGLIGGHLVDASSVSSFTLLFAIEAAMFLLLVVVMSTVRMPRAPRIDGAPGAGSAKGSWKQLLQNRAMVQLCVLGFVLFFACYGQFESGLSAYGVEAAGVSTSALGTALAANTAMIVVAQFAVLKFVERRRRSRVIAAVGLIWAVAWVAAGYAGMGHGSQEMATAAFISTYALFGLGEAMLSPTVAPLVADLAPEGMAGQYNSAFALVKQLALAVGPAVGGPMGASLHGPYVVTFLVFSLGITYLAVRLGRQLSAVQDQPWLVKSRVVAQGAGSAAGQARAHA, translated from the coding sequence ATGCGCCGGATCCACGTGGGCAACGCACTCAGCGCGTTCGGGCTCGGTTTCACCGTCCCCTACCTGTACGTCTACGTGGCGCAGGTGCGGGGGCTGGGTTCGATGACGGCGGGGCTCGTCCTCGCCGTCTTCGCCGTGGCCGCGCTGGTCGTGCTGCCGTTCGCCGGGCGGGCGATCGTCCGGCGTGGCCCGCTGCCTGTGCTGATCGCCGCTCTGGTCACCGCCGCGCTCGGATCGCTGAGCCTGGGGCTCGCGGGGAGTGCGGCGGCCGTGCTGCTGTCGGCGGCCGCGCTCGGGTCGGGGCAGGCCGTGATGCAGCCGGCGCTCGCGACGATGATCGTGGACTGCTCCGGTGCGGAGACGCGGTCACGCGCGTTCGCGACGCAGTTCTTTCTGCAGAACCTGGGGCTGGGGGTCGGCGGGCTGATCGGTGGGCACCTCGTCGACGCGTCGAGTGTCTCGTCCTTCACTCTGCTGTTCGCTATCGAGGCGGCGATGTTCCTGCTGCTCGTCGTGGTGATGTCGACGGTGCGGATGCCGCGGGCGCCGCGGATCGACGGGGCGCCGGGGGCTGGGTCGGCGAAGGGGAGCTGGAAGCAGTTGCTCCAGAACCGGGCGATGGTGCAGCTGTGTGTGCTGGGGTTTGTTCTGTTCTTCGCCTGCTACGGGCAGTTCGAGTCGGGGCTGAGTGCGTACGGGGTCGAGGCGGCCGGGGTTTCCACGTCGGCGCTGGGGACCGCTTTGGCGGCGAACACCGCGATGATCGTGGTGGCTCAGTTCGCCGTGTTGAAGTTCGTCGAGCGGCGGAGGCGGTCGCGGGTGATCGCGGCTGTGGGGCTGATCTGGGCGGTGGCTTGGGTCGCGGCGGGGTATGCGGGGATGGGGCACGGGAGTCAGGAGATGGCTACGGCTGCCTTCATCTCGACGTATGCGCTGTTCGGGCTGGGTGAGGCGATGTTGTCTCCTACGGTTGCTCCGCTGGTGGCGGACTTGGCGCCTGAGGGGATGGCTGGGCAGTACAACTCTGCGTTTGCCCTGGTGAAGCAGCTTGCGCTGGCGGTTGGGCCGGCGGTGGGTGGGCCTATGGGGGCGTCGCTGCATGGGCCGTATGTCGTGACGTTTCTGGTGTTCTCGCTGGGGATCACGTATCTCGCGGTGCGGCTGGGGCGTCAGCTCAGCGCCGTTCAGGATCAGCCGTGGTTGGTGAAGAGTCGGGTGGTGGCGCAGGGGGCTGGGTCTGCTGCGGGGCAGGCCCGCGCCCACGCCTGA